In a genomic window of Streptomyces pristinaespiralis:
- a CDS encoding GH1 family beta-glucosidase, with product MPQEPIEPMPAFPPGFLWGASASAFQTEGAADAEGKGPSGWDAFAAQGRIKDGSDAARGTGFHERYREDVALLAGLGADAFRFSVSWPRVVPAGSGPVNARGLDFYDRLVDELCAHGITPAPTLYHWDTPLPLEEAGGWLRRDTALRFADYASAVAQRLADRVPLWMTLNEPAEVTLLGYALGEHAPGKQLLFDALPAAHHQLLAHGLAVSALRAAGARSVGVAVSHSPVRAAGDSEEDRFAAELYDTLTNRLFADPLLTGAYPDENIAALMPGPVADDLGVIARPLDFYGVNYYHPMLVGAPADDAPGGFAGVGMPAGLPFGLRDIDCEEHTDFGWPVVPDGLRELLVSLGGRYGDRLPPVIITENGCSYDGLDDGRRIAFLDAHLRSLHRAMGEGADVRGYFTWSLTDNIEWVEGASRRFGLVHIDYETLRRTPKASYHWYRDMIAAQKRGRDD from the coding sequence ATGCCGCAGGAACCGATCGAGCCGATGCCCGCTTTTCCGCCCGGCTTCCTGTGGGGAGCATCGGCCTCCGCCTTCCAGACCGAGGGCGCGGCCGACGCCGAGGGCAAGGGACCGTCCGGCTGGGACGCCTTCGCCGCGCAGGGCCGTATCAAGGACGGCTCCGACGCCGCTCGCGGCACCGGCTTCCACGAGCGCTACCGCGAGGACGTCGCCCTGCTCGCCGGACTGGGGGCGGACGCATTCCGCTTCTCGGTGAGCTGGCCGCGTGTCGTGCCCGCCGGCAGCGGCCCGGTCAACGCGCGGGGCCTCGACTTCTACGACCGGCTCGTGGACGAACTCTGCGCCCACGGCATCACCCCCGCGCCGACCCTCTACCACTGGGACACCCCCCTCCCGCTCGAAGAGGCCGGCGGCTGGCTCCGTCGGGACACGGCCCTGCGGTTCGCCGACTACGCCTCCGCCGTCGCGCAGCGGCTCGCCGACCGGGTCCCGTTGTGGATGACGCTCAACGAACCGGCCGAGGTCACCCTCCTCGGTTACGCGCTCGGCGAGCACGCCCCGGGCAAGCAGCTCCTCTTCGACGCGCTGCCCGCCGCCCACCACCAACTGCTCGCCCACGGTCTCGCCGTGTCGGCCCTGCGGGCCGCCGGAGCCCGGAGCGTCGGTGTCGCCGTCTCCCACTCGCCGGTGCGGGCCGCGGGGGACAGCGAGGAGGACCGGTTCGCCGCCGAGCTGTACGACACGCTCACCAACCGGCTGTTCGCCGACCCGCTCCTCACCGGCGCCTACCCCGACGAGAACATCGCGGCACTCATGCCGGGCCCGGTCGCCGACGATCTCGGCGTCATCGCCCGGCCGCTCGACTTCTACGGGGTGAACTACTACCACCCGATGCTCGTCGGCGCACCCGCCGACGACGCCCCGGGCGGCTTCGCGGGCGTCGGCATGCCCGCCGGACTCCCCTTCGGACTGCGGGACATCGACTGCGAGGAACACACCGACTTCGGCTGGCCCGTCGTCCCCGACGGACTGCGGGAACTGCTCGTGTCACTCGGCGGACGCTACGGCGACCGGCTGCCGCCCGTGATCATCACCGAGAACGGCTGCTCGTACGACGGCCTCGACGACGGGCGCCGCATCGCCTTCCTCGACGCCCATCTGCGCTCCCTGCACCGGGCCATGGGCGAAGGGGCCGATGTCCGCGGCTACTTCACCTGGTCGCTCACCGACAACATCGAGTGGGTCGAGGGGGCGTCCCGGCGCTTCGGTCTCGTCCACATCGACTACGAGACGCTGCGGCGCACGCCGAAGGCGTCCTACCACTGGTACCGGGACATGATCGCCGCACAGAAGCGCGGCCGGGACGACTGA
- the treZ gene encoding malto-oligosyltrehalose trehalohydrolase codes for MLFEVWAPNAEERVTLWLEGAEHPMERAQGRDGWWVVEAAAEDGARYGFCLDGGPVRPDPRSRRQPDGPDGPSAVFDQDRYAWRHNWPGRGLEGAVLYELHIGTYTTQGTLDAAADRLGELAELGITHVELMPLCSFPGVHGWGYDGVSPWAVHEPYGGPTALKRFVDAAHGHGLGVVLDVVHNHLGPSGNHLPAFGPYFTDTHHTPWGSAVNLDAPGSDEVRAYLLGSALAWLRDYRLDGLRLDAVHALADDRAWTFLEELSAAVDGLSGDLGRPLFLIAESDRCDPRTTTPRAQGGIGLHAQWNDDFHHALHTALTGESQGYYADFARAPMAALAKTLTRGFFHDGTYSDFRGRTHGRPVDVVNTPAHRFLGYAQTHDQIGNRALGDRLSAGLSPGLLACAAVLVLTGPYTPMLFMGEEWGASTPWQYFTDHTDPELAEAVRAGRRREFAAHGWSAEQVPDPQDPATRERSCLDRSEREREPHARLLAWYRELIAMRRALPDLSDPDLAAVKVAFDEQARWLAFRRGDLRVAVNLAKETAAIPLGGGGRIAAAWGDVVPPDEDGVLHLPAQSCAVLADS; via the coding sequence CTGCTGTTCGAGGTGTGGGCGCCGAACGCCGAGGAGCGGGTCACTCTGTGGCTGGAGGGTGCCGAGCACCCGATGGAGCGCGCGCAGGGCCGGGACGGATGGTGGGTCGTGGAGGCGGCGGCCGAGGACGGCGCGCGGTACGGGTTCTGTCTGGACGGCGGACCCGTACGGCCGGACCCGCGCTCCCGCCGCCAGCCCGACGGTCCGGACGGCCCCAGCGCGGTCTTCGACCAGGACCGGTACGCCTGGCGGCACAACTGGCCGGGGCGCGGTCTCGAGGGCGCGGTCCTGTACGAGCTGCACATCGGCACGTACACCACGCAGGGGACGCTCGACGCCGCCGCGGACCGGCTGGGCGAGCTGGCGGAGCTGGGCATCACCCATGTGGAACTGATGCCGCTGTGCTCCTTCCCCGGTGTGCACGGCTGGGGTTACGACGGAGTGTCCCCCTGGGCGGTCCACGAGCCCTACGGCGGGCCAACGGCGCTCAAGCGCTTCGTCGACGCCGCGCACGGGCACGGTCTCGGCGTGGTGCTCGACGTCGTGCACAACCACCTCGGCCCGTCCGGCAACCATCTGCCCGCCTTCGGGCCGTACTTCACCGACACCCACCACACTCCGTGGGGTTCCGCGGTCAATCTGGACGCGCCCGGCTCGGACGAGGTGCGCGCCTATCTGCTGGGCAGCGCGCTGGCCTGGCTGCGCGACTACCGGCTGGACGGGCTGCGGCTGGACGCGGTGCACGCGCTGGCCGACGACCGGGCTTGGACGTTCCTCGAGGAGTTGTCGGCCGCCGTCGACGGGCTCTCCGGGGACCTCGGCCGCCCGCTGTTCCTGATCGCCGAGTCGGACCGGTGCGACCCGCGGACGACGACGCCCCGCGCGCAGGGCGGCATCGGACTGCACGCCCAGTGGAACGACGACTTCCACCACGCCCTGCACACCGCGCTGACGGGCGAGTCGCAGGGCTACTACGCGGACTTCGCCCGTGCGCCGATGGCCGCGCTGGCGAAGACGCTGACCCGCGGCTTCTTCCACGACGGCACGTACTCGGACTTCCGCGGCCGCACCCACGGCAGGCCGGTCGACGTGGTCAACACGCCCGCGCACCGCTTCCTCGGTTACGCGCAGACGCACGACCAGATCGGCAACAGGGCGCTCGGCGACCGTCTTTCCGCCGGCCTCTCCCCCGGGCTGCTGGCCTGCGCGGCGGTACTGGTGCTCACGGGCCCGTACACGCCCATGCTCTTCATGGGCGAGGAGTGGGGCGCCTCGACGCCCTGGCAGTACTTCACGGACCACACCGACCCCGAGCTCGCGGAGGCCGTACGGGCGGGCAGGCGCAGGGAGTTCGCGGCGCACGGCTGGTCGGCGGAGCAGGTGCCCGACCCGCAGGACCCGGCCACCCGGGAGCGTTCCTGCCTGGACCGGTCGGAGCGGGAGCGGGAGCCGCACGCCCGGCTGCTGGCGTGGTACCGCGAGCTGATCGCGATGCGCCGCGCGCTGCCGGACCTGTCGGACCCGGACCTCGCGGCGGTGAAGGTCGCCTTCGACGAGCAGGCCCGCTGGCTGGCGTTCCGGCGGGGTGATCTGCGGGTGGCGGTCAACCTGGCCAAGGAGACGGCCGCGATCCCGCTGGGCGGCGGCGGCCGGATCGCGGCGGCGTGGGGCGACGTCGTCCCTCCGGACGAGGACGGGGTACTGCACCTGCCGGCACAGAGCTGCGCGGTACTGGCCGACTCCTGA
- a CDS encoding DUF1444 domain-containing protein yields the protein MGLFRRGPKRDGRDAPRDPEFSFFSADEGARFRAQVREAFAEQGLEVTVYTDMVSDSAGRQFGLGNLAAVCHNDERGPRVWPELIHQHVGMVLRTMDAPSALETLPAEQIRAQLYPRVVGAEGLDPRNFAYARTVAPGLYEILALDLPESVMMLTDEALEPLGDLPYLRDQALYNLRGLPVEAHETVKDSEGMRFEVVLGDSFYTASRVLALETLVRQVTGEELTADGALVAMPFRHQLAFHAIHDTGMLPALNAMAAFAATGYEDTPGAISPYVYWWHGGTLTQLSDRDEDGEGLQIMIGEEFQELLERLVAKEKGHLGDEN from the coding sequence GTGGGGTTGTTCCGGCGAGGGCCGAAGCGTGACGGACGCGATGCGCCCCGGGACCCCGAGTTCTCCTTCTTCTCCGCCGACGAGGGGGCGAGGTTCCGCGCCCAGGTCCGCGAGGCGTTCGCCGAACAGGGCCTCGAGGTGACGGTCTACACCGACATGGTCTCCGACAGCGCCGGCAGACAGTTCGGTCTCGGCAACCTCGCCGCCGTGTGCCACAACGACGAACGCGGACCCCGGGTGTGGCCCGAGCTGATCCATCAGCATGTCGGCATGGTGCTGCGCACCATGGACGCGCCGTCCGCGCTGGAGACCCTGCCCGCCGAACAGATCCGCGCCCAGCTCTACCCCCGCGTCGTCGGCGCGGAAGGGCTCGACCCACGGAACTTCGCCTACGCCCGCACCGTCGCCCCCGGCCTGTACGAGATCCTCGCGCTCGACCTCCCCGAGAGCGTCATGATGCTCACCGACGAGGCACTCGAACCCCTCGGCGACCTGCCCTATCTGCGCGACCAGGCGCTGTACAACCTCCGCGGACTGCCCGTCGAGGCGCACGAGACCGTCAAGGACTCCGAGGGCATGCGCTTCGAGGTCGTGCTCGGCGACTCCTTCTACACGGCGAGCCGGGTCCTCGCGCTGGAGACGCTGGTGCGGCAGGTCACCGGCGAGGAGCTGACCGCCGACGGCGCCCTGGTGGCCATGCCCTTCCGGCACCAGCTCGCCTTCCACGCCATCCACGACACCGGCATGCTCCCCGCCCTCAACGCGATGGCCGCCTTCGCCGCCACCGGATACGAGGACACGCCCGGCGCCATCAGTCCGTACGTCTACTGGTGGCACGGCGGCACGCTCACCCAGCTGAGCGACCGCGACGAGGACGGCGAGGGCCTGCAGATCATGATCGGCGAGGAGTTCCAGGAACTGCTCGAACGGCTCGTCGCCAAGGAGAAAGGGCACCTCGGCGACGAGAACTGA
- a CDS encoding nucleoside/nucleotide kinase family protein translates to MGGMPALPHHLVERARSLAVPGHRRLLGIAGAPGAGKSTLAGRIVEALDGLAVLVPMDGFHLAQRELRRLGREHRKGAPDTFDAAGYAALLGRLRDPDPDTVVYAPAFDRSLEEPVSGSIPVGPAVPLVVTEGNYLLHDEGIWGRVRPLLDEVWFLELDQEERLRRLVDRHVRFGKERPHAERWVHDSDEPNARLIGRGRDRADLVVPMDRPSTDRPMN, encoded by the coding sequence ATGGGCGGCATGCCCGCCCTGCCTCACCACCTCGTCGAGCGCGCCCGGTCCCTCGCCGTACCGGGACACCGGCGCCTGCTCGGGATCGCCGGGGCACCCGGCGCCGGGAAGTCCACCCTCGCCGGCCGGATCGTCGAAGCGCTCGACGGCCTCGCGGTCCTCGTCCCCATGGACGGCTTCCACCTCGCCCAGCGGGAACTGCGGCGCCTCGGCCGTGAGCACCGCAAGGGCGCCCCCGACACCTTCGACGCCGCCGGGTACGCCGCACTGCTCGGCAGGCTGCGCGACCCCGACCCGGACACCGTCGTCTACGCCCCGGCCTTCGACCGGTCCCTCGAGGAGCCGGTGTCAGGGAGCATCCCCGTGGGCCCCGCCGTGCCGCTCGTCGTCACCGAAGGCAACTACCTGCTGCACGACGAAGGGATCTGGGGACGGGTCCGCCCGCTTCTCGACGAGGTGTGGTTCCTCGAGCTCGACCAGGAGGAGCGGCTGCGCCGGCTGGTGGACCGGCATGTGCGCTTCGGGAAGGAGCGCCCGCACGCGGAGCGCTGGGTCCACGACTCCGACGAACCGAACGCACGGCTGATCGGCCGCGGCCGGGACCGGGCCGATCTCGTGGTGCCGATGGACCGCCCGTCCACGGACCGGCCGATGAACTGA
- a CDS encoding VOC family protein — MQNIALITLVVRDYDEAIAFYTDALGFHLVEDTDRGDGSRWVVVRPAGSGTGTGLLLARAGSDDQRASVGAQTGGRVGFFLHTDDFARDHARMTAAGVRFLEEPRHEAYGSVAVFEDLYGNKWDLLEPR, encoded by the coding sequence ATGCAGAACATCGCCCTGATCACGCTCGTCGTCCGCGACTACGACGAGGCCATCGCCTTCTACACCGACGCGCTGGGTTTCCACCTGGTCGAGGACACCGACCGGGGGGACGGAAGCCGCTGGGTGGTCGTCCGCCCGGCGGGTTCCGGGACCGGCACCGGCCTGCTGCTGGCCCGCGCCGGCAGCGACGATCAGCGCGCGAGCGTCGGCGCGCAGACCGGCGGCCGGGTGGGCTTCTTCCTGCACACGGACGACTTCGCGCGTGACCACGCCCGTATGACGGCGGCGGGGGTGCGCTTCCTCGAGGAACCGCGGCACGAGGCGTACGGCTCGGTTGCCGTCTTCGAGGACCTCTACGGCAACAAGTGGGACCTGCTCGAGCCGAGGTGA
- a CDS encoding lactonase family protein, which translates to MGISTGTGSESGTGRDVVKGGAAHVGRRRFLGGLGALAAGGALSACSRAGESAPRARSRVATTSTARPRTARPLFIGTYTSAEGGGPGIATATYDGTSGRITGTGVVEGVGDPSYLAVHPSGRTLYAVDERDAGAVTAVRLDAGGAHQVIGSRPTGGPAPCHLSVHPSGRWLLSANYGSGSVAVHPLAASGAPGERTDLVTHSEPPPGPGRSGPHAHQIVTSPDGGHVLAVDLGNDTVYTYRLDTRAGTLAEVSRTTLKPGAGPRHLTFHPSGRYAYVANELDNTVVVCAYDPRTGRLRPGAPQPTGTGSGTSYPAQLVVTGDGGYAYLANRGHNSLTRYAVEAGGSRLRLLDTVPVGGDFPRHIALSPSGGLLFAANQRSSTVTVFHVDRRTGELRSAGPAFGSPVAVCALPL; encoded by the coding sequence ATGGGCATCAGCACCGGCACGGGCAGTGAATCCGGTACGGGCAGGGACGTCGTTAAGGGCGGCGCCGCGCACGTGGGGCGGCGCCGCTTCCTCGGGGGCCTGGGCGCGCTGGCGGCCGGCGGCGCGCTGTCGGCGTGCTCGCGGGCCGGGGAGTCCGCGCCGCGGGCCAGATCGCGGGTGGCCACCACGTCGACGGCCCGGCCCCGCACGGCGCGTCCTCTGTTCATCGGCACGTACACCTCCGCAGAGGGGGGCGGCCCGGGGATCGCGACGGCCACGTACGACGGGACGAGCGGCAGGATCACCGGCACCGGCGTCGTCGAAGGCGTCGGCGACCCCTCGTACCTCGCCGTCCACCCCTCCGGCCGCACCCTGTACGCGGTGGACGAACGCGACGCCGGTGCCGTGACCGCCGTGCGGCTCGACGCGGGCGGCGCCCACCAGGTGATCGGCAGCCGGCCCACCGGCGGGCCCGCGCCCTGCCATCTGTCCGTGCACCCGTCCGGACGGTGGCTGCTCAGCGCCAACTACGGCTCCGGCAGCGTCGCCGTCCACCCTCTCGCCGCCTCCGGCGCGCCGGGTGAGCGTACGGACCTGGTCACCCACTCCGAGCCGCCGCCCGGACCTGGTCGGTCGGGCCCGCACGCACACCAGATCGTCACCAGCCCCGACGGCGGACACGTGCTCGCCGTCGACCTGGGCAACGACACCGTGTACACCTACCGCCTCGACACCCGGGCGGGCACGCTCGCGGAGGTGTCCCGGACGACGCTGAAGCCGGGCGCGGGCCCACGGCACCTCACCTTCCACCCCTCGGGCCGGTACGCCTACGTGGCGAACGAACTCGACAACACCGTCGTGGTCTGCGCCTACGACCCGCGGACCGGCAGGCTCCGGCCGGGCGCGCCGCAGCCCACCGGCACCGGATCCGGCACCAGTTACCCGGCCCAGCTCGTGGTGACCGGCGACGGCGGGTACGCGTACCTCGCCAACCGGGGGCACAACAGCCTGACGCGGTACGCCGTGGAGGCGGGCGGGTCGCGCCTGCGTCTGCTCGACACCGTCCCGGTCGGGGGCGACTTCCCCCGGCACATCGCCCTCTCGCCGTCGGGCGGGCTGCTGTTCGCGGCGAACCAGCGCTCGAGCACGGTGACGGTCTTTCATGTCGACCGGCGCACGGGCGAACTGCGTTCGGCCGGACCGGCGTTCGGATCGCCGGTCGCGGTGTGCGCGCTGCCGCTGTAG
- a CDS encoding SRPBCC family protein, producing the protein MTTTDQRPTSQSGSGRDQLREALTGYIGARTGRLADAAGDKVTDLSDKLLDVAENGGGLSGGGMMKALIGAKLKSTKDNIVGNVKEKLGGGKGGRKSGDTKVMNIVESLDVGVPIRTAYDHWTKYEAFSGFTKGVRSVSQKDEVSSDWKVKVGPSTRGWSATVQEQVPDDRIVWTSEGAKGSTRGCVSFHELAPSLTRIVLVVEYYPSGFFEKTGNLWRAQGRRLRLDFKHFQRHVTLTDEEVEGWRGEVRDGEVVVSHEDALEREEAEREEHEGEEDKERDDSDRDYDYEDEAEDRDEAEERDEAEGRDEEAEEDEEYDDEEAGPRRYEDDADYEDEDYDEREDREGDEDEEYEEKERAKAGSRSAQRR; encoded by the coding sequence ATGACCACCACGGATCAGCGACCCACGAGTCAGAGCGGTTCCGGCCGGGACCAGCTGCGCGAGGCGCTCACCGGTTACATCGGCGCCCGCACGGGACGGCTGGCCGACGCAGCCGGTGACAAGGTGACAGACCTCTCGGACAAGCTTCTCGACGTCGCCGAGAACGGAGGGGGGCTCTCCGGCGGCGGAATGATGAAGGCCCTGATCGGCGCCAAGCTCAAGAGCACCAAGGACAACATCGTGGGCAACGTGAAGGAAAAGCTCGGAGGCGGCAAGGGCGGGCGCAAGTCCGGCGACACCAAGGTCATGAACATCGTCGAGAGCCTCGATGTGGGCGTGCCCATCCGCACGGCGTACGACCACTGGACCAAGTACGAGGCGTTCAGTGGTTTCACCAAGGGTGTGCGCAGCGTCTCCCAGAAGGACGAGGTCAGCTCCGACTGGAAGGTCAAGGTGGGCCCGTCCACCCGCGGCTGGTCGGCGACGGTCCAGGAGCAGGTACCGGACGACCGGATCGTGTGGACGTCGGAGGGCGCCAAGGGCAGCACGCGCGGATGCGTGAGCTTCCACGAGCTGGCCCCTTCCCTGACCCGCATCGTGCTCGTCGTGGAGTACTACCCCTCGGGGTTCTTCGAGAAGACGGGCAATCTGTGGCGGGCCCAAGGGCGGCGTCTGCGGCTCGACTTCAAGCACTTCCAGCGCCATGTGACCCTCACGGACGAAGAGGTCGAGGGCTGGCGCGGCGAGGTGCGTGACGGTGAGGTCGTCGTCAGCCACGAAGACGCGCTGGAGCGCGAAGAGGCCGAGCGCGAGGAGCACGAGGGCGAAGAGGACAAGGAACGCGACGACAGCGACCGTGACTACGACTACGAGGACGAAGCCGAGGACCGGGACGAGGCCGAGGAGCGGGACGAGGCCGAGGGCCGGGACGAGGAAGCGGAAGAGGACGAGGAGTACGACGACGAGGAGGCCGGCCCCCGGCGGTACGAGGACGACGCCGATTACGAGGACGAGGACTACGACGAGCGCGAGGACCGGGAAGGCGACGAGGACGAGGAGTACGAGGAGAAGGAGCGGGCGAAGGCAGGATCACGGTCCGCACAGCGCCGCTGA
- a CDS encoding gas vesicle protein GvpO: MTSSDPAGRRPKIKAASVMRSAADQLSELLGRPPESVSALRRTDDGWEADVEVLEVERIPDTTSVLASYRVMLDEEGDLVEYRRTRRYTRGQIDRPN, from the coding sequence ATGACTTCCTCGGATCCCGCCGGACGGCGTCCCAAGATCAAGGCAGCGAGCGTCATGCGCTCCGCCGCGGACCAGCTGTCGGAGCTGCTCGGCCGCCCGCCCGAGTCCGTCTCGGCGCTCAGACGGACCGACGACGGCTGGGAGGCGGACGTGGAAGTGCTGGAGGTGGAGCGCATCCCCGACACCACGAGCGTGCTGGCCAGCTACCGAGTGATGCTGGACGAGGAGGGCGATCTGGTGGAGTACCGGCGCACCCGGCGCTACACCCGCGGTCAGATCGACCGGCCGAACTGA
- the gvpJ gene encoding gas vesicle protein GvpJ, translating to MTVVPQGGDGVSRGGGGSGTLYDVLDLILDRGLVIDVFVRVSLVGIEILKIDARVVVASVDTYLRFAEACNRLDLESGRKAPAQLTDVVGDTLESGAKGKSKGALGGAMEAVADSLTGGGKKKREADDDRAAELEEGRDAEEREPVEERRPPRRAPRRERER from the coding sequence ATGACGGTGGTACCCCAGGGCGGAGACGGCGTTTCCAGGGGAGGCGGCGGCTCCGGAACCCTCTACGACGTCCTCGACCTCATTCTCGACCGCGGACTGGTCATCGACGTCTTCGTGCGTGTGTCCCTGGTCGGCATCGAGATCCTGAAGATCGACGCCCGTGTCGTCGTGGCCAGCGTCGACACGTACCTGCGCTTCGCGGAGGCCTGCAACCGCCTCGACCTGGAGTCCGGCAGAAAGGCGCCCGCCCAGCTGACCGACGTCGTCGGCGACACCCTCGAGAGCGGGGCGAAGGGCAAGTCGAAGGGGGCGCTCGGCGGTGCGATGGAGGCCGTGGCCGATTCCCTGACCGGCGGCGGCAAGAAAAAGCGCGAGGCCGACGACGACCGCGCCGCCGAGCTCGAAGAAGGGAGGGACGCCGAGGAACGGGAACCCGTGGAAGAGCGCAGGCCTCCCCGGCGGGCCCCCCGGCGGGAACGGGAAAGGTAA
- a CDS encoding GvpL/GvpF family gas vesicle protein, whose amino-acid sequence MAVYVYSITAEDHPLRLDGIEGVGEPAALLRKVVAGSLCAVVSDAPDGLRPKRRDVMAHQAVQEHLMADGTVLPLRFGLTAPDDEAVRDALEQGSGQYTERLEAVKGCAEYNLKASQDEDAILREILLESETARELNDRIRGGDATPDLPVRLGELVAGEIQARQEALASGVIEALRPHSREVSTAQPTGEDFLNVSFLVAEDQDELFLATQLSVINQLGEGYTFRLSGPLPPYSFV is encoded by the coding sequence ATGGCCGTGTACGTCTACTCGATCACCGCCGAGGATCATCCGCTCCGTCTCGACGGCATCGAGGGAGTCGGAGAGCCGGCGGCGCTCCTGCGGAAGGTGGTCGCCGGGTCGCTGTGCGCCGTCGTCAGCGACGCGCCGGACGGTCTGCGTCCCAAGCGCCGCGACGTCATGGCGCACCAGGCCGTCCAGGAACACCTGATGGCCGACGGCACGGTGCTGCCCCTGCGCTTCGGTCTCACGGCACCCGACGACGAGGCGGTGCGGGACGCGCTGGAGCAGGGATCGGGGCAGTACACCGAGCGTCTGGAGGCGGTCAAGGGCTGCGCCGAGTACAACCTGAAGGCGTCGCAGGACGAGGACGCGATCCTGCGAGAGATCCTGCTCGAGTCGGAGACGGCCCGGGAACTCAACGACCGGATCCGCGGTGGTGACGCGACGCCCGATCTGCCCGTGCGGCTGGGTGAGTTGGTGGCCGGGGAGATACAGGCGCGGCAGGAGGCGCTGGCCTCCGGCGTCATCGAGGCGCTGCGCCCCCACAGCCGGGAGGTGAGCACCGCGCAGCCGACGGGCGAGGACTTCCTCAATGTGTCCTTCCTGGTGGCCGAGGACCAGGACGAGTTGTTCCTCGCCACCCAACTCAGTGTCATCAACCAGTTGGGCGAGGGTTACACGTTCCGGCTCAGCGGACCGCTGCCCCCGTACAGCTTCGTGTGA
- a CDS encoding gas vesicle protein GvpG yields MGLFTQIVTLPLAPVRGAVWVVDRVREAAEEEYYDPAPVHRALAELEARLTSGEIDEETFDRREDELLDRLEEIMAYRAGIGR; encoded by the coding sequence ATGGGCCTGTTCACCCAGATCGTCACCCTCCCGCTGGCGCCGGTGCGGGGTGCCGTGTGGGTCGTCGACCGGGTGCGGGAGGCGGCGGAGGAGGAGTACTACGACCCCGCGCCCGTGCACCGCGCGCTCGCCGAGCTGGAGGCCCGGCTCACTTCGGGGGAGATCGACGAGGAGACGTTCGACCGGAGGGAGGACGAGCTGCTGGACCGCCTGGAAGAGATCATGGCGTACCGGGCCGGCATCGGGCGCTGA
- the gvpJ gene encoding gas vesicle protein has translation MTEPLAHRTGSYPSRAAPEYAQGSSSTNLADILERVLDKGIVIAGDIRINLLDIELLTVKLRLLVASVDKAKEMGIDWWEHDPSLSSRASQDGTERSLAAENRRLRAEIDALRGEGSLPGRAEEPLEAPRSAEAPRSVETPRSVEAPPSAVESGGGREPVERREDREGRGRRDPGEEQERGARRQRPEREARPTTRDRREARDRSERPNRSERPERRGTRDDDR, from the coding sequence GTGACCGAACCACTCGCCCACCGGACCGGCTCCTATCCCTCCCGGGCGGCGCCGGAGTACGCCCAGGGCTCGTCCTCGACCAATCTCGCCGACATCCTCGAACGGGTCCTGGACAAGGGCATCGTGATCGCGGGCGACATCCGGATCAACCTCCTCGACATCGAGCTGTTGACCGTCAAACTGCGCCTGCTGGTCGCCTCCGTGGACAAGGCGAAGGAGATGGGGATCGACTGGTGGGAGCACGACCCCTCCTTGTCGTCCCGTGCCTCGCAGGACGGCACGGAACGCTCCCTGGCCGCGGAGAACCGGCGCCTGCGCGCGGAGATCGACGCGCTGCGGGGCGAGGGCTCGCTGCCCGGCCGGGCCGAGGAGCCCTTGGAAGCGCCGCGGTCCGCCGAGGCTCCGCGGTCCGTCGAGACTCCGCGGTCCGTCGAGGCTCCGCCGTCCGCCGTGGAGAGCGGAGGAGGCCGGGAGCCGGTGGAACGCCGGGAGGACAGGGAAGGCAGGGGACGCAGGGACCCCGGCGAGGAACAGGAGCGCGGAGCCCGCCGTCAGCGGCCGGAGCGCGAGGCACGCCCCACCACCCGTGACCGCCGCGAAGCCCGTGACCGGTCCGAACGCCCGAACCGGTCCGAACGCCCGGAACGCCGAGGAACTCGCGACGATGACCGCTGA